ACGCCGGCTGCCGCCCCCCTGGCTCCGGCGGCTCCCGCGCTCCCGGTGGGGCCGCGCACGGGCATGTTCGGCCTCCGGGCTTCGCTGCTCGGCAACACCCTGGGCCTGGGCGAGTCCGCGGGCACCAGCTCCACCGTGGGCATCCGGTACTTCTTCACCGAGACGGTGGGTGTCGACCTGGATGCGGGCTTCGCCTACGCCTCGGTGGGCGAGACCTCCCTCACCGGCCTGTCGCTGGGCCTCGGGGTGAACGCTTATGGCGGCGCCCCGGGCAAGGCGCTCCGTCCCTTCTTCTCGCTGGCGGGCTCGCTCGCCCAGGTGGGTGCCGCGAAGACGAGCACCACCGCGGTGACACTGGCAGCCGGTGGCGGCCTGGAGTACTGGCTCGCGCCGCAGCTCTCCGTGAGCACCAGTCTGCTGTTGGGTCTGGCCACCGTGCCCAACGGCGACACGCTCGCCATCGGCACCTTCCGGCCCGGACTCGGCGTGACGCTGTATACCGAGTAAGGCGTGCCATACTGGCCGTCCCCCCCATGCTCTCCCGGCCGCTCGAGAATGGAACCCGGACGTGGACCTCCCCCAACGGGGAGCTGCGTCAGTGGAACCCCGCTCCCCATGTCCTCGTGTTGAGGTTCCGCGGCCCTCTGTTCGAGGCCGAGTTCTCCCGGATCGCCGTGGCGGTCATCAACGAGTTCGCCTCCAGCAACCTGGGGAAGATGGACATCTTCCACGACTGGGAGGGCATGGCGCTCTACACCACCGAGGCGCGCACCGAGCTGACGGAGCTGGGCGTGCGCCTCATGCCGCGGCTCAGCTCGCTCAACGTGCTGTTCAGCTCGAACGTCGTCGAGATGGGCGTGACGATGGCCAACATCACGTTGGGTGGCATCCGCATGTTCAACCAACGTGAGGAGTTCGAGCGGGCCATCCGCCAGGCCGTGGAGACCCGGGGCTGCACCTATACGCCGCTGCCTCCGCGGTGACCCTCCGCGCTCCGGGCACCGGGCGCTACGATTGAAAGGCGGGCATGGACTTCACGGCATGGGTAGCGCTCTCGGCGCGCCTCTTCGAAGGTGCGGGCGTGGCGGTGATGGTGGTGGGCACGCTCGTGTCCATCGTGCTGGTGCTCGCCAACTACCGCCGCCTGGGAGGTGAGCACGCCTTCCGCAGCTTCCGGGAGAAGGTGGGCCGCTCCATCCTGCTCGGGCTGGAGCTGCTCGTCGCCGCCGACATCATCCGCACCGTCAGCGAGGAGCCCACGCTGCGCGGAGTCATCGTGCTCGGGCTCATCGTCCTCATCCGCACCTTCTTGAGCTTCACCCTCGCCGTGGAGCTCGAGGGGCATTGGCCCTGGAGGAGCGCGGAGCTCCGCGGGGTGGAGGCCCGGCCGTCCGAGCCACGGCCCCCCCGGGAGCAGTAAGCGCCCCTGCTGTCAGGCCGCGGCCCGGGCGGCAGAGGCGCGAGCGGCGGCCACGGCGGCGTCGAGGTCCAGCTTGCCGCTGGTGCTCACCTTCCCCTTCAGGTCCGGATCCAGCTCCACCGTCTTCACCAGCAGGTCACGCACCTGGGCGGCCGTGAGCTCCGGGTTCTCCGCGAACATCAGCGCCGCGGTGGCCGCCACGCGCGGGGTGGCCATGGAGGTGCCGCTCATCTCCTCCCAGCGGTTGCCGGGCACGGTGCTCAGCACGTCCTCGCCCACCGCGGCCAGCTCCACCACCTTGTCGCCATGGGACGAGAAGCTCGCGAGCTTGTCGTTGCGCTTGTCCATGGACGCCACGGTGAGGACGTTGGGCAGGTCCAGGTTGGCCGGGAAGTCCGCCACCTTGTTCATGTTGCTGCCGTTGCCGTTGGCGGTGGCCGCCACCAGCAGGATGTCCGCGTCCGCCAGCTTCTGCACCGCGCTCTTCCAGCGCGCCTGTGAGGCCGCGTCCCGGTACTCGTCACCGAAGCTCGCGTTCACCGCGCGGATGTTGGCGCCCTTGGACTTCAGGTCCACCACGTAGTCCACCGCGCGCTCGAAGTTCGTCAGCAGATCCTCGCCGTCGTACAGGCCG
The sequence above is drawn from the Archangium gephyra genome and encodes:
- a CDS encoding DUF1622 domain-containing protein; this translates as MDFTAWVALSARLFEGAGVAVMVVGTLVSIVLVLANYRRLGGEHAFRSFREKVGRSILLGLELLVAADIIRTVSEEPTLRGVIVLGLIVLIRTFLSFTLAVELEGHWPWRSAELRGVEARPSEPRPPREQ
- a CDS encoding S8 family peptidase, producing MTTVSKLSSPSVSVKASRSSEVTSPQAAPAAPVAARAEVRRPVDGFEPAPARSNFVDRPTGQRPGPRPLGLLGNPPVVPPSTARKTEPTGPVEPRPTPAGVPVIAVFDGGVDTRHTDLDGAMWTNPGEVAGDGLDNDGNGIKDDLHGFNVGFGTGEPMQGEGTDHGTHVAGIIAAEDNGQGNTGVAAGKAQVLSVGGLYDGEDLLTNFERAVDYVVDLKSKGANIRAVNASFGDEYRDAASQARWKSAVQKLADADILLVAATANGNGSNMNKVADFPANLDLPNVLTVASMDKRNDKLASFSSHGDKVVELAAVGEDVLSTVPGNRWEEMSGTSMATPRVAATAALMFAENPELTAAQVRDLLVKTVELDPDLKGKVSTSGKLDLDAAVAAARASAARAAA